The Chanos chanos chromosome 16, fChaCha1.1, whole genome shotgun sequence genome has a window encoding:
- the oatx gene encoding solute carrier family 22 member 6-A, whose amino-acid sequence MGFSDLLNEVGGFGRFQLIHVTLLSIPGLLMASQNLLNNFTAGTPEHHCTIPNMTSVADRLNISASIHSLLRVFIPMDASKLSRCSRYINPQWHLIAENVSYSGLSGNSTGIATEICHDGWTYNKNEFLATTVSEWDLVCSLRPLKQMIQTIYMGGVLTGAIIFGGLSDRFGRRALLIWSYFQLSVLGTFTALSPSYLVYCIFRFLTGMSVSGVILNAVSLKVEWIPTKTRTLVGTLSSFFFTFGQMVLAGVAYSLRDWRKLHVAVSAPFFIFFLYSWWFSESARWLVLNGRSNEALKQMHRVARINGKSEMVEKVTLEVFESHMQKEVQSSKSIYTAFDLLRTQVMRKISLCLMIVWFSTSFAYYGLAMDLQKFGVNIYLMQIIFGAVDFPAKLVALTMLSFLGRRVTQGTCLLMSASVIFANILVPKDLQTLRTSLAVLGKGFTSASFTCVYLFTGELYPTVIRQTGMGFSSTMARIGSMAAPAVLILEDVLPALPSIVYGLSAVVAGIFAFLLPETLNVPLPDTIEDVEEKWGRKNAKKQSQMQKEMLALQEKRECGGECEDEKTTGLNAL is encoded by the exons ATGGGTTTTTCAGACCTACTTAATGAGGTCGGTGGATTCGGACGATTCCAACTGATCCATGTTACACTGCTTTCCATTCCAGGTCTACTGATGGCTAGCCAAAATTTATTAAATAATTTCACAGCTGGTACGCCTGAACACCATTGCACCATACCTAATATGACATCTGTTGCCGACCGCCTAAACATATCTGCCTCAATCCATAGTCTGCTTCGCGTTTTCATTCCAATGGATGCCTCCAAACTTTCGAGGTGTAGTAGGTACATTAATCCCCAGTGGCACCTTATTGCTGAAAATGTTAGCTACAGTGGACTGTCAGGAAATTCTACGGGCATCGCCACAGAGATTTGTCATGATGGTTGGACTTACAACAAGAATGAATTTCTGGCCACCACAGTGTCTGAG tggGATCTTGTCTGTTCCCTACGTCCGCTGAAGCAGATGATCCAGACAATTTACATGGGCGGAGTCTTGACTGGAGCCATAATATTTGGGGGGCTGTCAGACAG GTTTGGACGTAGGGCCTTGCTCATTTGGTCCTATTTTCAGCTGAGTGTCCTCGGAACCTTCACAGCCCTGTCCCCCTCTTACCTGGTCTACTGCATATTCCGCTTCCTAActggcatgtctgtgtctggagTGATCCTCAATGCCGTCTCTCTCA AGGTTGAGTGGATTCCCACTAAAACACGCACGCTTGTGGgcactctctcttccttcttctttACCTTTGGTCAAATGGTCTTGGCTGGGGTGGCATACAGTCTGAGAGACTGGCGTAAGCTGCATGTGGCTGTTAGCGCCcccttcttcatcttcttcctctatAGCTG GTGGTTTTCGGAATCAGCACGCTGGCTAGTGTTGAATGGTCGATCTAACGAGGCCCTAAAGCAGATGCACCGTGTAGCCAGGATTAATGGCAAGTCTGAAATGGTAGAGAAGGTCACCTTGGAG GTCTTTGAATCTCATATGCAAAAAGAAGTCCAGTCCAGTAAATCTATCTACACAGCTTTTGATCTGCTCCGGACTCAAGTGATGAGAAAAATATCCCTCTGTCTCATGATTGTTTG GTTCTCAACTAGTTTTGCCTATTATGGTTTGGCCATGGACCTGCAGAAATTTGGTGTGAACATCTACCTGATGCAGATTATCTTTGGGGCAGTGGATTTTCCCGCCAAACTGGTTGCTCTTACAATGCTCAGCTTTCTGGGTCGTCGTGTGACTCAGGGCACATGTCTCCTCATGTCAGCGTCTGTCATCTTCGCTAACATCCTTGTTCCAAAGG ACCTGCAGACGCTGAGGACAAGCTTAGCCGTTCTTGGGAAAGGGTTCACCTCTGCCTCTTTCACCTGTGTCTACCTGTTCACAGGAGAGCTCTACCCCACTGTTATCAG ACAGACTGGGATGGGCTTTTCATCCACTATGGCCAGGATAGGGTCCATGGCTGCTCCAGCTGTTTTAATCCTGGAAGATGTGCTGCCAGCTCTCCCTAGTATTGTTTATGGGTTATCTGCTGTTGTGGCTGGCATCTTTGCCTTTCTACTTCCAGAAACCCTCAACGTGCCTTTACCGGACACCATTGAGGATGTAGAGGAGAAATG GGGgaggaaaaatgcaaaaaagcaAAGCCAGATGCAGAAAGAAATGCTTGCCctgcaggagaagagagaatgtGGCGGTGAGTGTGAAGATGAGAAAACAACTGGTCTCAATGCATTATGA